One Maribacter sp. HTCC2170 genomic window, TTATTGTCTCCCGGAGATGAGGTATTGGCTACAAACGATATTTACGGTGGTAGTTACCGTTTGTTCAAAAGGGTTTTCGAAAACTATGGGATTGTTTTTCATTTTGTTGATATGGAGAATCCTGAGCGAATTACAGAACACATTAATACAAAGACCAAGTTGTTGTGGCTTGAAACCCCTACCAACCCAATGATGAATATAGTTGATATTAAAGCTGTTGCCCAAATTGCAAAAAAGCATCAGCTGCTTGTGGCTGTGGACAATACGTTTGCAACGCCTTATTTACAGCTACCACTTGATTTAGGGGCAGATATTATAATGCATTCAGCCACTAAGTACCTTGGCGGTCATAGCGATGTGGTTGTTGGTGCGCTTGTAGTAAAAGATAAGGCATTGGCCGACCGTCTTTATTTTATACAAAATGCAAGTGGCGCAGTATGCGGACCTATGGACAGTTTTTTGGTCCTACGCGGTATTAAAACCCTGCATGTGCGCATGCAGCGGCATTGTGAAAATGGTAAGGCTATTGCAGAATATTTGGCCAAGCACCCCAAAATCGACAAGGTCTATTGGCCAGGATTTGAAAACCACCCCAATCATTCTGTTGCAAAAACTCAAATGAAAGACTTTGGTGGAATGATTTCTTTTGTACCAAAAGGAGGCGATTACCAAACATCGATAAAAATGGTTGAACGCCTTAATATATTTACGCTGGCAGAATCGTTGGGCGGTGTTGAAAGTCTTGTAGGCCATCCTGCAAGTATGTCCCATTCAGGTATCCCGAAAGAAGAACGGGTTAAAGCCGGAGTTGTTGATGCCTTGATACGGTTAAGTGTGGGGATAGAGGATCAAGCAGATCTGATTGCCGATTTGGAGCAGGCGATTCAATGAACCTATAACCTGAACACTCTAGAACTGTAGATGCATCAAAATTTCGTGGGTGCCATTATCACTATTTTTAATTGGGTTTTCTGTCGCGACCTCATAGGCATAACCAATGTCTAACCATCCCGTTTTAAATATAAAGATGCCACTAATACTTTCGTTCAAACGATAAGCTGCACCAAGGTCTATTCTATTGTTGAATTCCACTAAGCCAGTTAAATCAAGAGATATGGGTGAGGCATCTACGTACCTTAATAATGCGGTAGGTTTAAAAATTACGTTTTCGCTGAGCGAAAAATCATATCCTCCCGCTAAATAGACATGGGTTTTGTCTACACCCAATCGGGCCAAACCATCATTTTGTTCCAAACGATCTGGAGTTAGCATTTTCGGAACAGAGAGTGATACAAAGTATTTTTCATTCTTAAGATAAACCCCTACCCCAACATTCGGATTAAAACGGCCATCAATATTCATCAACGACATATCTTGTCCTATCCCGTAGGTCACAAGTCCTTCTGTATTAACATCATATGAGGTAAACCCTCCTTTCAACCCAAAGTATAGATTATTACTCTCGTTTAATTTCAGTTTATAAGAAAAGTCCATACAGAACGAGGTTTGGCTCTCTACAAAGGTTTTGTCATTGACAACTGAAAGGCCTACTCCCACATTTTTTCCGACAGCTGTTCCAAAAACCAAACTCTGTGTTTCAGGGGCTCCTTGTATACCTGCCCATTGACTTCGCACATTCAAACTCAAGTTGGTCGTTTCAGAGGCTCCAGCGAATGCCGGGTTTATTAAGTTCATATTATACCTATAAAAAGTATAATTGGGATCCTGTTGTGCCGAGAGATTAACAACCGTCATGCTCAAGATCAGGAAGAAAAGAATATATATATTATTGATTTTCATTTTTAAACTTTTTATATTAATAATTGATGAACAACCATCCCCGTATCGGTTCATTGCCATTACCCGGATCTATGATATAGAGGTATGAGCCAGCTGGCAACTTTTTTGAATTTGAACCATGATTTCCATTCCAATCATTTCTGTAATTAATTGCGGCAAAAACCTCATGCCCCCAACGATTGTATACAGTAACCTTAGCATTTGAATAACTATCTATACCAGGTATTACCCATGTGTCGTTGATTCCATCTCCGTTGGGTGTAAAGGCCTCTGCTGGTTTTAGCAAAGGTTCATTATCGGTAGGTTTTTCTTCCAAACTACTCTTATTGGCATCCAGAGGAAAGGCATCGTCTGCATCCAGAGTTCCATCATCATCGTCATCGGTATCGGCATTGTTGCCTGTACCATCCCCATCGGTATCAGTATCTTCGTTGACATCCAGAGGAAAGGCATCGTCAACATCAGAGGTTCCATCATCATCATCATCGGTATCAGCATTATTACCTGTACCATCATCATCGGTATCAGTATCTTCAGTAGTATCTAATGGGAAGTCATCTTCGGTATCCAAAGTACCATCTCCATCATCATCGTTATCAGCATTATTACCTGTACCGTCACCGTCTGTGTCTGTATCTTCAGTAGCATCTAACGGGAAAGCATCTTCGGTATCTAAAGTACCATCGTTGTCATCATCGGTATCAGCATTATTACCTGTACCGTCACCGTCTGTATCAGTATCCTCGGTAGCATCTAATGGGAAGGCATCTTCAGTATCTAAAGTACCATCGTTGTCATCATCGGTATCACAAACATCCCCTTCACCATCGGTATCATTATCCGCTTGATCAGCATTTGCTATTAATAGGCAATTATCTACCTCATCTAAAATACCATCGTTGTCTGTGTCGCAATACTGTCCGGCATCGGTAATAATAAAGCCATATGTATCAATAAGAAATTGCCGTTCTGCAGCAGCAGTACAATATTGTGCATTACTAGCTCCTAAACGTGCTCCACTATTTGGGTATAATGGGGTTACTTTAGACAAGGCTACTATGAAGGCATCATAATTTGCAACTGACAAATTAGCGCCATCAAATATTTCAACAAAATGTTGGGACATAAGTGGTTCCCAATCACCTAAATTTTGATTAAAAGAACTGGCCCCTTTGAACATGTATGAAACACCAAGTGCTTGCGAAACATCCCAAGACCCTATATCTTGATTAAAACTAGTTGCATCTTGGAACACACCGACCATATCGGTAACCGAAGAAACATCCCAAGAACCAATGTCTTGATTAAAAGAAGTTGCCTCTTCAAACATCTGATGCATATCGGTCACACTTGAAACATCCCAAGAACCAATGTCTTGATCAAAGGCATTACAATTTCTAAACATATAATACATGCCAGTAACCAAAGAAACATCCCAAGCACTTAGATCTTGATTAAAAACAGCATTATGGCCAAACATATAGCCCATGTCGGTAACTGATGAAACATCCCATGAGCCAATATTTTGATTAAAAGAACAATCCCTAAACATACTGTTCATATTGGTTACTGCTGAAACATCCCAGGATCCAATGTCTTGATTAAAGGAAGTTGCTCCAAAGAACATACCATTCATCGTGGTTACTGCCGAAACATCCCAAGAATTAATAATTTGGTTTAAAGAGGAGCAAGAATTAAACATAGAGTTCATATTGGTTACCAAGGAGAGATCAGGGTTATCGCTAGCATTGATTACCATATTTTCGCAACCAGAAAAAGCTTTCTCCATTGAGGCCCATGATATGGTGCCCCACTGCTCAACGCTAAGTAGTTTTAAGCGATCACCAGCGGCATTGAAATACATTCTAGGAAAATCTCCTTTAATTTGAACGGTATAGGTACCTGCCACCCCATAATCATGAGTTGCATTACCTGTAAGACCAAATTCATCAAAAATGCCATCACCTTCCCAATCTACGTCATAATTGTAACTACCAAAAAAGGTTTGAATTGTAATAGAGGTACTATTGGAAATACCTGCATTATCTGTTTTCCAGGTGGTAACAAAGGCTTCGTCTAGTAAACCATCATTGTCTGCATCTTCATCACATACATCACCGATACCATCCAAATCTCCATCTGCTTGATCCGGATTCATAGTAAAAGGACAATTATCAATAGTATCTAGAACATTGTCACCATCGGTATCTTCATTATCTGTGTTTATAATATTTATTTGAAATGATTTTTCGAAAAATGCTCCAAAGCGGTCTGTGGCTCTCACTCTAATTGAATAGGAATCTTTGGTTTCATAATCGTACACTGCACCGGCTTGTAATTCTGTATCGACTATGGTAAAACTTCCATTGTCTTCGTCCGCGACACCTGAAACCAAACTATATGTATGTGTATCCCCACCATCTGAATCGGTGGCAGAAAAAATACCGAGGGCATCGGCAATCTCATTATTTTCGGTAATTTCTATTGAAGTAAGACCAATATCAGTAGGTGCTACATTATCAGCAATCAAAATCTCTATGACATCGGCCGAGGTTTGGCATGTTCCATTAGAGATTTCCCATTTATATTCATAAGTACCTGCAATTAGATTTGAGAGATCCAATATATTATCGGTTACTGAAACATTTGGTGTATTTGGCCCACTTTCGAGAGACCAGGCTCCTATGCCCACACTGGGTACATTGCCCGTTAATTGGGCCGTTGTGGTGCCAGAAACCAAAAAGAGATCATCCCCTGCGACTGCTGTCGTCGGGTTATCGTATATGGTTACCTTATCGGTATAAACACTTGAAGATGCATCCTGGTGCACAACGTTCAGCGTTATATCAAATTCTCCCGAAGTTGTATACGTTTTGTTGGGTGTAGCTAGGGTCGATGAGGTCGTATCCCCGAAATCCCAAGCATAACTCACCACGGGTGACCCGCCATCATCTAAAAATGAGAAAGAAACGTCATTAGTAGCTAAACAAGTATCTCCCGAAGTTTGAATAGACCCTGTCAACCACATCATGATATTTGCAAAAAGTTGGTAGCCGGGAACGGTATTGCTCCCGCTGGCGGCTGCCGGAAAAACAGCAAAGTCTATTACCCTTCCCGTACCATTGACCCCAACATTTTCTCTGGCCTGTAGGCCAGGTCTTCCATCGGAAAATTTGGCAATGGAATAGGCTTCCGCAGCTAGGGTAGTGGAAGTAGAAGACCACAAGCTACCTACATTCCAAGTAGCCGTGTTGATTGCAAAGGGATAATTAAGGGCCGGATGTGTAGGAACATCGATTGTGCCAAAGTTCGTTGGCCCCATCGATTGTCCTGCGGGTATCAATGCATTATAATTCCATGAACCACCTATTTGTATAGAACCGTTTGCAAATAGGAAAACACCAACACCACCACCATTATCAACATAAGTTGTTAAAAGGTCGCCCATACCATAAGAGGAATTATAACCACCGTTTGTTACGACCATGACCGCATCATAAGTGTTGAGGTAGTCTAGGTCATATTTGTTTAGTGCATCCCATATTACAGCATCTACGCTGTCAAATGCTCCCGTTGCACTAAGGTTAGCAGCGTAGCTTTGTGCATCTGATAACTGCGAGGTCTGACCCCCATATAAGATTAAAATATCTTGTGCCCGTATCTGATATATACTGAATAAGAAAATAAAATAAATAAGAACTTTTTTCATGGCTGAAACTGGTAGATTTAGTTTTGATTATTGAAAAAGTGAAGTTTTCAATAAGGTCTTAACTGGTTACTAGAATACAAACATGAAAAATAATGTAGTCTTTTTCCTATTTATGTTGTCAACCAATTTATTTTTGTGTGTGAGAACGATTAAAAGCGAAGTATGTTCTTTGTTACAATGATTAAAAGTATAGGTTTCTTTATACTGCCCGATAGTGGGTTTTAGTTGGTGGCGTTTTTTGTTGAGCGAGTAGGAGCGTTGGCCGTATAGATTACGAACCTTCTTAATTTTTCTTCTAAAACTCTCTCTGAAAAGGTAATGCGTCACAAATAAATTGATGGACGATAGGAGCGTAGTGGCAATGTGTGTGCAATGGGAATTTATTATAAATTTTTAATCAATAGTGTTGCGTTGATAATTCGTGGTGGCTCTCTCACTATTTTTTCTTACAAAATTCCAAATTACCATTAATTAGAATCTCTTCTCTGAACTATAGCTCATATACATTGTTAATGGGCGTTTTCTAATTTAATTCACCTTTCCTTTTTAAATAATTGAAGATTATTTTATCGACATCAGCGACTAATTCTATATCACTATAATTCAACCACCTTATTTCCTCTATTTCATTCGAAGCTTTTAGCACTTCATTAAACGAACCACTATAACATGTCATTCTCACATCAACACCTTTTTCTTTTCCGTCAGCTTGTGCTATAAATGTTCCAACATAGTCTATTGACTTTTTTAGAATGTTTACGCTTAATTCTTCTGATATTTCTCTTATTAAAGTTTCTTCATCAGATTCACCTTTTTCTCGTTTTCCTCCGGGAATGTAATACTTGTCCTTACCAAATGATTTTGCACTTAATATTCTACCTTCTTTTATTTCTATTAAAGCTACTTTATCAATTTCCTTTATGTTGCTTTTAATTATATTTAATTTACATAACAATTTTTCGGGTGTTGCCTCCATGACAAATTTAGACCTTGCATCGCTTGTTAAAAATCCTTTCTCAACCATTTTATTCATCAAAGTTTCCAAACTTTCGTAATAGCCAAATGAATTTAAAACTGCGGATTGTTTTTTTATATATCCTATTTTGTGCAAAGTATAAGTTTCTATAATCTCGTCCAAAGTTCCAATTCCTCCCGGTAAGGCTATAAAAACATCACTTAATTCAACCATCTTTGATTTCCTTTCTTGCATAGAATTCACTACAATCAATTCTGTTATGCCATCATGTGCATTCTCTTCCTTAATTAGCATTTTTGGTCGAACTCCTATAACCTGCATTCCATTATTAAGAAATCTATTCGCTATAATTCTCATCAGACCACTATTCCCACCACCATAAACTAAATCATAGTCGGCATAAATTAGTAAGTCACACAAAAGTTTAGCGTGGTTTAGAATTTCTATTGCATTACCATCATTTGCTCCACAAAAAATACAGACTTTCTTTTTCATATTTTCTTTTTCAGTGCCCACTAACGGTTAGCATATATTGCGTTGTTGGTTTTTGCCAGTAATGAAAATACAGGCATTCTAGGTGGCAGTATTTTTTAAGCAGCATAGTCTAACACATAGTAATGATTCAAATATGAATTCCAATCGGGGTTGTCTGATTTCTTTAAGACATGTTTCACCCATAAATTTCTCTCATGCCACAATATGTTCATTTCCCAAACGCAAAACCGCAATCCCTTACTTGAAATATCTACAAACTTATAAGGATGCTTATATTCAGAACAATAAACATGATTTTGAATAACGTTTTCGTACACCCACCAATTTACGACAACTAAAATACTGTCCTTTGCTTCATGAATAATCACAGTTCCGATTTTATAATTGGGAAAATCATTTCTCTGGGAATTTTTCTTTATCCAATCAGGCAAAATCGTTTTTATTGTTTTTTCTATTTCTGGAGTAACTCTTAGTTCATTATATTTCATACTATACAATTTGAATTTCCAGTCACCAAATTCGATTATATCTAAGTATTTAACTGCTCTTTTTTTGAATTTTTCCATAGTATTACTTTTTTATTTTTGATGGCTTTATGATTTGATTTACATGTTGCTCAAAATGTACCACATAATCTTCCATCAAATACCTCAAATCAGATATGTTTCCTTGAGTATATAATTCAATGGGTTTGGTTAGTGTTAGAGCGTTTTGTAGCAACATGAGATTTTTTACTCGCATATTGATAGACATCAAAAAAGCCAAAAGTTCTTCAATTTCAGCATTCTGATAATCATTTACTTGCACTAATTCAACCTGCTTCATTGGCATTATTCTATAGGGCTCTTTTTCAATTTGAATTGCTGTAAAACGTTGTATATTATTAATGCCAGAGTCAATTAAATGTCCCATAATTTCCTTCTTTGACCATTTTTCGGGACTGGTTTTTAGATTTAATTCTGCGTCGGAAGATTTAGAAATGTACTCCTTTGTTAATATCAAAAGTGCGTCTAATTTGTTTATTGTTTCTGTCATAATATTTTCTTTGTTTTCTTTTTAAATTGGTTATAACGTGCCATAACAGTCCTTTATAATTGAAAGGTATGCGTGTACTTCAACTGGACACTCTGATAGTTACTTGTTGGTAGATAGGGTTGCACCCTGCCTATATTTTGGTTAAAATCACCATTGTAAACCAGATAGAAATCATTACCCTCTTTAGGATTATATCTTAACCTGAAATTGCCTGCGTAAGTTTTGCTTACGTTGTTGTATTGAACTTGAGAACTCAATGTTAGTTTTGTGCTGAAAGTGTGTAAGAGTTTGAGGCTTGCAAGAGTGATGTCTTTATTTATATTTGAACTTTCAAATGTTAATTTGTTATAAGACAGACTCCCCTGCAAGATAAAATCAGGAGTAATATTCATAAATGGTGATGCACTTATCGTAACTTTTTTACCATCATAAAAGTTTCCTATGTCAAGTGTTGTAGCATAGGAAATGCGTTGTGTGACAGGGCTTATCATAGTTGCGCTTACCGAGTTAAAATTATATGCACCAGCATCTAGAGTAATACCTCCAACCAATGACAACTCCGAAAGTAGTAACTCCTTGTTATTGTTTAGGAAAATGGTATAGTTCCACCCGAGTTTGGTCAATAATTGAAAACCTAATTCATTGTTTCTTGTTTCCAATTCTTTTGAAGTGTTCCCCCAAATAAAAACACTGTTTACATAGGGTCCGTATTGAACAATTTTTGATTTGGCACTTGGGAATATATTATAGGAAAGTTTGGTTCCTAATTGGTTATAATCCAACCTTCTTTCGAAACCCATCTTGGGAAGATAGTTTTTACCGGTTCTACCATAATTAAAGGTATAAACAACTCCTTTTTGAGACCTTTTGTTCAATTGAACAAAATATTTTGAATTGTCGGTATCCTCTGGTTCCAAATTGGTATCAAAACTTTGTGCCCATCTCGCAGATAGAAAATTTTGGCCAAATAGTTTGATAGTGGTGTCGATACCATAAACTGTATTATTAGTACCTCTTAAATCGGTGCGGTTCGTGACAATCAATCCTAAGTTAGAATTCTCATTAAGAATTCTTCTACGTACTCGAAATACCCCAAAATTTTCCGAGGCCACATCATCTTGAGATGCGGTCTGCATGTTTAAGAATCCAGCTTCCCACCTTCCAAATTTAGCTACCGTACGCAATCCTCCATAAATTCTTGTCTGCCTTCCATTTACAATACCTATTTGTCTACTGTAAAATACTTTATCAAACGCCCCAAAATTAAAATCAAACAAGCTTGCTCTTTCTTGAAAAAACAGTCTTTTCTCAGGAAAAAATAGATTAAAACGACTCAAGTTCACTTGTTGGTCATCTACCTCTACTTGGGCAAAATCGGTATTCAATGAGATATCGGCTATTGCATTACTACCAAAAGCAATTTTAGCGTCCAAACCAAGTTCGCGTTTAAATGCATCATCAAATTCATATTCTTGCCCATCTTCAGAAAGGTTACTATTGCTTTCACCGCCTGTCAAAATATAAGGGGCAATTCGAAATGGCTTTTTTTCTTCAATATTTTCAAAAACAAATCGTTGCGTTAAGGAAGGTCTAAAAGAACTACCTGTACTAAGATCTCGTGGAGGAAAAATATCAGTTTCATCGTTTCTCGCTAAATATCGCCAAGTGGTTATACCCATTATCGTTTTGCCATCGACCGACTCAAATGGCAAGCTTGAAAAAGGAATTCTGATTTCGGCGAACCAACCCTCTTCTGTTATTTTAGATGCTCCATCCCAAAAGGTGTTCCAGCTCAAATTAAATGCGTTTGGGCCAACAATGTCATTCGATAAAGCCATATCTAGTCTTGCGCCAGTAGGGGTAACGAAAAAGGCTAACGCATTCTCTCGATCATCATAGGTATCTATAAGCAGGCCACACCATTCTGTATTTTCGGTAAAATCATCGCGCCTTTTAGTATTTGTGTTTATCTTATTGGGTTCGTTATCAAATAATCTTCCTGATAAATAGAGGTACTTCTCATCGTAGGCAATTCTTATCTCAGTTTTTTGAGTAGGTTGGTCTCCGGCGTTGGGCACCTTTTGGGTACTATTTAAAGGTTCTATTGCTTCCCAAAAAAGTTCGTTTACTTCTCCATCAATTACAACCTTATCCGTAATTTTTACA contains:
- a CDS encoding cystathionine gamma-synthase, encoding MGTKNLKFNSKTIHGGQQPDEAYGAVMPPIYQTSTYAQSTPGGHKGYAYSRSANPTRTALENSLASIENGEFGLAFASGLAAIDAVMKLLSPGDEVLATNDIYGGSYRLFKRVFENYGIVFHFVDMENPERITEHINTKTKLLWLETPTNPMMNIVDIKAVAQIAKKHQLLVAVDNTFATPYLQLPLDLGADIIMHSATKYLGGHSDVVVGALVVKDKALADRLYFIQNASGAVCGPMDSFLVLRGIKTLHVRMQRHCENGKAIAEYLAKHPKIDKVYWPGFENHPNHSVAKTQMKDFGGMISFVPKGGDYQTSIKMVERLNIFTLAESLGGVESLVGHPASMSHSGIPKEERVKAGVVDALIRLSVGIEDQADLIADLEQAIQ
- a CDS encoding type IX secretion system membrane protein PorP/SprF, translated to MKINNIYILFFLILSMTVVNLSAQQDPNYTFYRYNMNLINPAFAGASETTNLSLNVRSQWAGIQGAPETQSLVFGTAVGKNVGVGLSVVNDKTFVESQTSFCMDFSYKLKLNESNNLYFGLKGGFTSYDVNTEGLVTYGIGQDMSLMNIDGRFNPNVGVGVYLKNEKYFVSLSVPKMLTPDRLEQNDGLARLGVDKTHVYLAGGYDFSLSENVIFKPTALLRYVDASPISLDLTGLVEFNNRIDLGAAYRLNESISGIFIFKTGWLDIGYAYEVATENPIKNSDNGTHEILMHLQF
- a CDS encoding BspA family leucine-rich repeat surface protein; translation: MKKVLIYFIFLFSIYQIRAQDILILYGGQTSQLSDAQSYAANLSATGAFDSVDAVIWDALNKYDLDYLNTYDAVMVVTNGGYNSSYGMGDLLTTYVDNGGGVGVFLFANGSIQIGGSWNYNALIPAGQSMGPTNFGTIDVPTHPALNYPFAINTATWNVGSLWSSTSTTLAAEAYSIAKFSDGRPGLQARENVGVNGTGRVIDFAVFPAAASGSNTVPGYQLFANIMMWLTGSIQTSGDTCLATNDVSFSFLDDGGSPVVSYAWDFGDTTSSTLATPNKTYTTSGEFDITLNVVHQDASSSVYTDKVTIYDNPTTAVAGDDLFLVSGTTTAQLTGNVPSVGIGAWSLESGPNTPNVSVTDNILDLSNLIAGTYEYKWEISNGTCQTSADVIEILIADNVAPTDIGLTSIEITENNEIADALGIFSATDSDGGDTHTYSLVSGVADEDNGSFTIVDTELQAGAVYDYETKDSYSIRVRATDRFGAFFEKSFQINIINTDNEDTDGDNVLDTIDNCPFTMNPDQADGDLDGIGDVCDEDADNDGLLDEAFVTTWKTDNAGISNSTSITIQTFFGSYNYDVDWEGDGIFDEFGLTGNATHDYGVAGTYTVQIKGDFPRMYFNAAGDRLKLLSVEQWGTISWASMEKAFSGCENMVINASDNPDLSLVTNMNSMFNSCSSLNQIINSWDVSAVTTMNGMFFGATSFNQDIGSWDVSAVTNMNSMFRDCSFNQNIGSWDVSSVTDMGYMFGHNAVFNQDLSAWDVSLVTGMYYMFRNCNAFDQDIGSWDVSSVTDMHQMFEEATSFNQDIGSWDVSSVTDMVGVFQDATSFNQDIGSWDVSQALGVSYMFKGASSFNQNLGDWEPLMSQHFVEIFDGANLSVANYDAFIVALSKVTPLYPNSGARLGASNAQYCTAAAERQFLIDTYGFIITDAGQYCDTDNDGILDEVDNCLLIANADQADNDTDGEGDVCDTDDDNDGTLDTEDAFPLDATEDTDTDGDGTGNNADTDDDNDGTLDTEDAFPLDATEDTDTDGDGTGNNADNDDDGDGTLDTEDDFPLDTTEDTDTDDDGTGNNADTDDDDDGTSDVDDAFPLDVNEDTDTDGDGTGNNADTDDDDDGTLDADDAFPLDANKSSLEEKPTDNEPLLKPAEAFTPNGDGINDTWVIPGIDSYSNAKVTVYNRWGHEVFAAINYRNDWNGNHGSNSKKLPAGSYLYIIDPGNGNEPIRGWLFINY
- a CDS encoding TIGR00730 family Rossman fold protein is translated as MKKKVCIFCGANDGNAIEILNHAKLLCDLLIYADYDLVYGGGNSGLMRIIANRFLNNGMQVIGVRPKMLIKEENAHDGITELIVVNSMQERKSKMVELSDVFIALPGGIGTLDEIIETYTLHKIGYIKKQSAVLNSFGYYESLETLMNKMVEKGFLTSDARSKFVMEATPEKLLCKLNIIKSNIKEIDKVALIEIKEGRILSAKSFGKDKYYIPGGKREKGESDEETLIREISEELSVNILKKSIDYVGTFIAQADGKEKGVDVRMTCYSGSFNEVLKASNEIEEIRWLNYSDIELVADVDKIIFNYLKRKGELN
- a CDS encoding DinB family protein — its product is MTETINKLDALLILTKEYISKSSDAELNLKTSPEKWSKKEIMGHLIDSGINNIQRFTAIQIEKEPYRIMPMKQVELVQVNDYQNAEIEELLAFLMSINMRVKNLMLLQNALTLTKPIELYTQGNISDLRYLMEDYVVHFEQHVNQIIKPSKIKK
- a CDS encoding carbohydrate binding family 9 domain-containing protein, with the protein product MIVHIFNIKRDFSKRSMFVLKNKDSKFESCLILLVGLFFIGTSISHGQDQAQSEEGLSAMKGIKKEHDFNSIRSVVKITDKVVIDGEVNELFWEAIEPLNSTQKVPNAGDQPTQKTEIRIAYDEKYLYLSGRLFDNEPNKINTNTKRRDDFTENTEWCGLLIDTYDDRENALAFFVTPTGARLDMALSNDIVGPNAFNLSWNTFWDGASKITEEGWFAEIRIPFSSLPFESVDGKTIMGITTWRYLARNDETDIFPPRDLSTGSSFRPSLTQRFVFENIEEKKPFRIAPYILTGGESNSNLSEDGQEYEFDDAFKRELGLDAKIAFGSNAIADISLNTDFAQVEVDDQQVNLSRFNLFFPEKRLFFQERASLFDFNFGAFDKVFYSRQIGIVNGRQTRIYGGLRTVAKFGRWEAGFLNMQTASQDDVASENFGVFRVRRRILNENSNLGLIVTNRTDLRGTNNTVYGIDTTIKLFGQNFLSARWAQSFDTNLEPEDTDNSKYFVQLNKRSQKGVVYTFNYGRTGKNYLPKMGFERRLDYNQLGTKLSYNIFPSAKSKIVQYGPYVNSVFIWGNTSKELETRNNELGFQLLTKLGWNYTIFLNNNKELLLSELSLVGGITLDAGAYNFNSVSATMISPVTQRISYATTLDIGNFYDGKKVTISASPFMNITPDFILQGSLSYNKLTFESSNINKDITLASLKLLHTFSTKLTLSSQVQYNNVSKTYAGNFRLRYNPKEGNDFYLVYNGDFNQNIGRVQPYLPTSNYQSVQLKYTHTFQL